Within the Borreliella valaisiana VS116 genome, the region TAGAAAAATTATTAATCTTGCTAAGCTTAAGTTTTAAATCTTCTAATTCTTCTTCAGATTTAATCTCTTTGAGTAAAGTAGAAGAATTGCTGGAAACTAAAAATATATAAACATTATCTAATATGTTTATAATTCTTATTGAGTTTTTAACATCTATCTCGTAAAAAACAAGCTCCTTAATCAAATCAGAATTTTGTTCATATTTGCTTTTTTTTGAATAAAAAATCAATTTTTTAAATAAAAAAAAGATAAAAAAAGCAATAAGCAAAAATAAAACTATCTTAACCAAATCCGAAATATTAAAAAGAGAAATTGCCTGAGTACTATCATTGTTAGTAAGATTTGCCTTATCCCCTTCAAAGATTGGCAAGCTAGATTCATTTTCTAAATCAGCAGATACTAAATTTACTTGCTTTTGTGAATTAGCATATGTAAAAAAATTAGAAAACGCTAAAAAAACTAAAAATAAAAACTTATTATTCATTTTTAGTTTTAATTATCTCAGTAATTCTAACTCCAAAATTTTCGTCAATTACAACTACTTCTCCCCTGGCAACTATTTTACCGTTTACTAAAATATCTACAGGCTCACCGGCAAGTTTATCAAGAGTAATAATCGTGCCTTCAGACATTCCAAGTATATCCTTTATTTTGCGCTCTGTTCTTCCAAGTTCTACAGTAAGCTGCATAGAAACATCCATTAAAAGCCCAAAATTACTAGGATCAACTCCTTCTGGTAAAGTATCAATTAAATCGGGAAGCTTAACCCCCTTTATTTCCGGCTTTTCTACATTATCACTTTTTTCATCTACACTCATAATTTAACCTCTTAATAATTTAAGTTATAATAAATAAAATAACTATCACTCAACCTCTTCTGTAAGCTCTTTTAATAAATCAAAACCTTTTATATCTCCAATTTTTTCTGTAATTTGTACTGAAATTTTATTGCCCATTAAACCCATTCTACATTTAAACTTTTCTTTAGTACCAACTTTTAAAGTTAAATCTTTATTTATTAGAGAAGATTCAAGATTTAAAACATCACCTTTGTCAAGCGATAAAATTTCTCTTACCTTCAGTTTAACTTCCCCTATTTCTGCTACCAAAGGCATCGCCGTATTTTCTAACTTTTCACGCAAAGCATCAAGATTTTCACTAGTGGTTCCAACCCCAATCAAAGAATGCCAATATCTTGTTGATAATTTTGAAACAATAGGTTCTATAGTAATATAAGGCAAACAAAAATTCATAAGCCCTTCCACCTTTCCTATTTTAACCTCAAGAGTTACTAAAATAATCATTTCTGTAGGGGGAACTATTTGAGCAAACTGTGGATTGACCTCAATATGCCCAAATCTTGGCCTTAGATCAACTACTTGAGACCAAGCCTCTCTCATATTAGCAAGTATACGAATAATAACACTTTCCATGACAGACTGCTCAATTTCTGTTAAATCTCTACTTTTATCTTTAATCGTATCTCCATCTCCCCCAAAAAGCCTATCTACTATAGCAAATGCTATGGTTGGATCAACTTCAAAAATAGCAGATCCTTTAAGTGGATCCATGTTTATTATTGCTAAAGTTGTGGGGTTAGGTATTGACCTAATAAACTCTTCATAAGTTAATTGGTCAACTGAAGCCACATGAACATGAACCATTTTCCTTAAAAGAGCAGAAAGTGAGGTTGTAGTATACCTAGCAAATGCCTCATGAAAACTTGAAACTGTTCTAACCTGTTCTTTTGAAAATTTATCTGGTCTTTTAAAGTCATATACCTTAACTTTTTGCTTTTTGCCTGTAGGACTAGATATAACATTAGAAAGGGATTCGTCTAACGATAAACTTTCAGATGAGTTGATAGACTCTAAAAGGCTATCTATATCGTCTTGAGATAAAGCTCCTGGATTGTTTGCCATTTAAAATTCCTTTAAATTTATTACATTATTACATATCAAAAATATCAATTTGGGTTAATGCTATTTCTTTTATTTCTCCATTTCTAAGAATACTATTAATTCTTGCCTTAATTTCTGCTTTTATTTGACTTTCGTTCTTTATTTCTTGACCAGTTCTTTGACTAAAATATTCTCTAATAATATCTTTTAAGCGCACTTTTTGTCTTCCAAGTTCATTAAGAATATTAACATTATTCTCTGCATACCCTAAAGCAAGCTTTACAACAAAAGTTTTTGGAGGAACATCTAAAGTATTACCCCTAATCTCATCTATACTTTCATACCATATAAGCATAGGCGGCTTTCCTAAGTATTCATTAGAAAAAACTGGGAAATCGCTAGGAGCTCCACTTTGGCTTACTACCATTTTAGATACAAAATAAGAAACAATTATCATTATTGCAACAGTAAATATTCCTATTGCAAGTATCTGCAAAATTTTTATTATAATATCAGGTAACAAACCACCTTTTCTACCAACATTAGAATCTCCCACATCTAAATTTTCATCGTCATTATTTGGCATAATAAAATTCCTCCTATTAATTTTTTATCTACAGTTTAAAAAACTATTACTGCGTAATTTCTTTAGGAAAACTTAAAGATGCATCCGTAGTAATTAATATATCAATTCTTCTATTATAAGCTCTGCCCTCAGGAGTATCGTCTGTTGCAATAGGTCTACTTCCGCCAAAACCAGCTACTTCAAACTTATTTTCAATGCTTTTAACATTAGATTGATCTAAATAATTCAAAATATGTTCTAGCATATTAACAGATCTTGCAGTAGAAAGCTCCCAATTGTTTTTCCAAGGCCCATTTACATCAGTGTCAATATTATCTGTATGCCCTTCTATTTTAAAATTATAGCCTCTAGAACTTAAAACCCCAATAAAAGATGCTATTTTTTGAATAGAATCTCTATTGTCTTCAAGCTTAACATCTGCACTAGCAGAATCAAAGAATGCATCTGCTGCAAGAGATATCACAATACCCCGCTCTTCCTGTCTAACTATAATATTTTTAGACTGGATTTTCTCAATAAATTCAATCATAGATTTATTTTTAGCAGTCTGGGATGCTTGTTTATTGCGCACAGTAGAAGGTAAAGACATAAAACTATTACTCAAATAAGATAATTTATTAAAATCTAAAGTTTTACCACCTTTAAAAAATCCTGCACCCGTGAAAGAAGCAGACATTATCCTTATCACATTTTCTTGAAAAATAATATCATTTAATGAAAACATTGTAACAAAAAATACAAGCAGCAAAGTAACCATGTCCCCATAAGTCACCATATAATCTGGAGATCCTTCATCACATTTTAAAGGCTTTTTAATTCGCAAAGCCATTATTCACCTCCAATACTATTACCAAGATGACTTCGATCTTTGGGAGTTAAAAAAGTCATCAATTTTTGCTCTAAAATTCTAGGATTGTCTCCGGACTGGATTGATAAAACACCCTCAATTATCATTGTCTTTACTGCAGCTTCCTCAGAATCAATCTTTTCCAACTTAAGTTGGACAGGAATAAACATTAAATTTGCCATTATGGTTCCATAAAGAGTTGTAATAAGAGCAACAGCCATAGAAGAGCCAAGCGCAGACTTGTCCTCTAGATTACCAAGAAGAGCTACAAGTCCAATAAGAGTACCCGTCATACCAAAAGCAGGGGCAAGCTTTGCCCAAGTCTTAAAAAGATCTGAACCGACTTTATGTCTTTCTTGCATTTGATCAAGCTCTAAATAAAGCATAGTTCTAATTACTTCGGGATCTGCACCATCAACAACGAGTCTCATTCCTGACTTAAAAAATGGATCATTAATTTGTTCAAGCTCGTCATCAAGAGACAAAAGACCTTCTTTTCTAGCCTTTTCTGAAAGCTCTACTAATATTTTTATAATAGAAATTTTGGCATAAGAATTTCTTCTAAAGAAAAAACCTAAATACGTTGGAATTTTTTTTACAGCAATAACTTCTGAAGAAGCCATAAGAGCAGAAAAAGATCCAACAACGGTAATAAAAACAGAACTTAAATCCCAAAAAACACCAAGTCCTGTGGGAGTAAATGCCATGGAAATTAAAATAGCCCCAAATCCAACTCCCCACCCAATTATACTAGCTAAATTCATAATTCAACGCCCCCATTTCCTTCTCTTACAATTTTTTCAAAAGAAGCAACTTCTTTCCTATACAACTTAATCCTATTGATCACCTCTTCAACTTTTTCTTTTACAATCAACTTCTTACCGTTCATAAGAAGAATTGTAGTATCAGGATTAGCTTCAATACTTTCAATATGACAAGGATTTAAATAATATCCAAAACCATTAAGCTTAGTTACAAAAATCATATTTTAAAAAACAATCTTGACTTAATTTTTCAATCTTACAAGTTCTTGCAATAATTGATCAGAAGTAGTAATAGTTTTAGCATTTGCCTGAAATCCTCTTTGAGTAACTATCATATCTGTAAACTGCTCTGCAAGATCAACATTAGCCATTTCTAAAACACCAGATCTAATATCACCAAGTCCAGCAAGCCCAGTTTCGCCTATTCTAGCTTGACCTGAATTGCTTGTTTCTACAAAATTAGTATCGCCTGATTTTGCAAGTCCTCCGGGATTCATAAAAGAAGCAAGAGCAATCTTGCCAAGATCTCGCCTTATTCCATTTGAATAAATACCAACTATGACACCATTTTGATCAATTTCATAATTTTCCATATATCCCATGCCATATCCATCTTGAATAATAGCCTTTGTGCTACTAGAATCAGCAAATTGAGTGATTGAATCGGTGTAGCTCCCAACTGTTCCTAATTTCAAATTTACAGTTTGCTGCTCACCAACTTCACCTACATTTGCTCCTGAAACATTAAATGTTATAGGAATTTGGAGAATATCTCCTTTTTGGCTTGGTTGCCCATTTAAAGTTGCCAATGCTCCTTCATTGTCAAACCCAAGTGTAAAATTTGAATTTTGCTCACCATTTATTAACACTGTTGCATTCCATAAATTAGGAGTATTTAAATCTTTTACAACCCTAAGTTCAAGAACACTAACATTTCCAAAACTGTCATACAATGACTTATTAACAACCCAAGTTCCACGTGCAATATCTGCCGAACTTGCACCTTCTTGAATTACAGGCAATCTCTTATCAAGGTTACAAGCAAAAGTAACATTTTTGGTAGATCTTGCTCCCTCTTTATCTCCAATTGGAATAATTAGATCTTCAACATCAGAAGCTGTATTGATAACCTTTTCACCTTCTAAATCTCTTGCCATCCAACCTTGAATTCGCATTCCATTTGCAGGATTTACAAGATGTCGATCAGAGTCCACATCAAAAGCACCAGCTCTTGTATAAAACAAATTTTTACCTTCTTTTAAAATGAAAAATCCATTACCACTAACCCCAAGATCAGATGCTTTTTGAGTACTTTGAAAAGCCCCTTGGGTGTGAATAGTGTCAATTGCGGCAACATTCATGCCTAACCCAACTTGCTTAGGATTAGTCCCCCCACGAGTATCAGTAGGGCGAGAAGCTCCAGAAATAGACTGCGATATCATATCCTGAAAATTTACTCTTCCCTTTTTAAAACCAATTGTATTTACATTAGCAATGTTATTACCAACAACATCCATTCTTGTTTGATGATTCTGAAGTCCAGAAACACCAGAATATAAAGACCTCATCATATAATTACTCCTCCAAACCTACCGATAATATGTTTTTATATACATAATAATTACCATTAACCATAATTTGGGGTATTGCGCCTGTCTTAATGTTTGTGACACGACCTTTAACAATCTCCCCATCACCATGCTGAAATTTAATCACTTTGCCTAACAAATCCAAATCTTTTCTTATTTCTAAAGAAGATGAAAGTTTTTCAAATGACTTGCTCATATTGGCCATTTGCTCAAGAGACGAAAATTGCGCCATTTGAGCAATAAATTCTTTATCCTTCATTGGATTTGTAGGATCTTGATACCTAAGCTGAGTAATGAGCAACTTTAAAAAATCGTCCTTACCAAGGTTAACCTTATTAGCTACATTGTCAACCTTAAAATCTGATCCTTTTTTAATTTTATTACTAATAGTCAAATTAGAAACACTTTCAATACCATTCATTTTACTCATTTAACTTCACCTTCTAAACAATCAAATTAATATTCTTATCTACATCGTAAGAAAATTCAACTTCTTCTTCAATTTGAAAAAATTTATTATAACCAAAATAAAAATTTTGATCCTTAGAATCATCTTTAAAATTTTTAGAAAAAGAATTTAAATTTTCGCCTGCAAGAAAAAGATTTAAGCTGGCATTAAAACCACTCTCACCAAGCATTTTATTTAATGAATGCATATTTTGGTCAAAAAGCATTTTAACATTTTGATTATCCACTATGATCTTTCCCAATAAATTATTATTAGAATCAAGGTTTAAATTAATTCGTATACTACCAAGCTCTTTGGGCTTTAAAACCAACTTAATCTCTCCTGTATTATTCGATTTTAACACAATTTTAGCTTTATCCACAATATTTTTATTAATCTTTAAATTCCACTCTGGCTTTAAACTGTTGACAAAATCAAAACTATCAACCTCTTTAGAGCTTTTTATATTATAATTGGTAAATTCTTCAACAAAACCTTTTAAAGAATCGTCCGATATTTCTTTAACCTTATACCTACCAACAAAATTTTGACCATCAATTGTATTTAAGCTAAA harbors:
- a CDS encoding flagella biosynthesis regulatory protein FliZ, translating into MNNKFLFLVFLAFSNFFTYANSQKQVNLVSADLENESSLPIFEGDKANLTNNDSTQAISLFNISDLVKIVLFLLIAFFIFFLFKKLIFYSKKSKYEQNSDLIKELVFYEIDVKNSIRIINILDNVYIFLVSSNSSTLLKEIKSEEELEDLKLKLSKINNFSKKDSFKSIFKKMLLKKEEVPFSSNDYVKLEKKIETSLKDKQDRLKKF
- the fliN gene encoding flagellar motor switch protein FliN, with the translated sequence MSVDEKSDNVEKPEIKGVKLPDLIDTLPEGVDPSNFGLLMDVSMQLTVELGRTERKIKDILGMSEGTIITLDKLAGEPVDILVNGKIVARGEVVVIDENFGVRITEIIKTKNE
- the fliM gene encoding flagellar motor switch protein FliM, whose translation is MANNPGALSQDDIDSLLESINSSESLSLDESLSNVISSPTGKKQKVKVYDFKRPDKFSKEQVRTVSSFHEAFARYTTTSLSALLRKMVHVHVASVDQLTYEEFIRSIPNPTTLAIINMDPLKGSAIFEVDPTIAFAIVDRLFGGDGDTIKDKSRDLTEIEQSVMESVIIRILANMREAWSQVVDLRPRFGHIEVNPQFAQIVPPTEMIILVTLEVKIGKVEGLMNFCLPYITIEPIVSKLSTRYWHSLIGVGTTSENLDALREKLENTAMPLVAEIGEVKLKVREILSLDKGDVLNLESSLINKDLTLKVGTKEKFKCRMGLMGNKISVQITEKIGDIKGFDLLKELTEEVE
- the fliL gene encoding flagellar basal body-associated protein FliL → MPNNDDENLDVGDSNVGRKGGLLPDIIIKILQILAIGIFTVAIMIIVSYFVSKMVVSQSGAPSDFPVFSNEYLGKPPMLIWYESIDEIRGNTLDVPPKTFVVKLALGYAENNVNILNELGRQKVRLKDIIREYFSQRTGQEIKNESQIKAEIKARINSILRNGEIKEIALTQIDIFDM
- the motB gene encoding flagellar motor protein MotB, which translates into the protein MALRIKKPLKCDEGSPDYMVTYGDMVTLLLVFFVTMFSLNDIIFQENVIRIMSASFTGAGFFKGGKTLDFNKLSYLSNSFMSLPSTVRNKQASQTAKNKSMIEFIEKIQSKNIIVRQEERGIVISLAADAFFDSASADVKLEDNRDSIQKIASFIGVLSSRGYNFKIEGHTDNIDTDVNGPWKNNWELSTARSVNMLEHILNYLDQSNVKSIENKFEVAGFGGSRPIATDDTPEGRAYNRRIDILITTDASLSFPKEITQ
- a CDS encoding motility protein A, which translates into the protein MNLASIIGWGVGFGAILISMAFTPTGLGVFWDLSSVFITVVGSFSALMASSEVIAVKKIPTYLGFFFRRNSYAKISIIKILVELSEKARKEGLLSLDDELEQINDPFFKSGMRLVVDGADPEVIRTMLYLELDQMQERHKVGSDLFKTWAKLAPAFGMTGTLIGLVALLGNLEDKSALGSSMAVALITTLYGTIMANLMFIPVQLKLEKIDSEEAAVKTMIIEGVLSIQSGDNPRILEQKLMTFLTPKDRSHLGNSIGGE
- a CDS encoding flagellar FlbD family protein, whose product is MIFVTKLNGFGYYLNPCHIESIEANPDTTILLMNGKKLIVKEKVEEVINRIKLYRKEVASFEKIVREGNGGVEL
- the flgE gene encoding flagellar hook protein FlgE, which translates into the protein MMRSLYSGVSGLQNHQTRMDVVGNNIANVNTIGFKKGRVNFQDMISQSISGASRPTDTRGGTNPKQVGLGMNVAAIDTIHTQGAFQSTQKASDLGVSGNGFFILKEGKNLFYTRAGAFDVDSDRHLVNPANGMRIQGWMARDLEGEKVINTASDVEDLIIPIGDKEGARSTKNVTFACNLDKRLPVIQEGASSADIARGTWVVNKSLYDSFGNVSVLELRVVKDLNTPNLWNATVLINGEQNSNFTLGFDNEGALATLNGQPSQKGDILQIPITFNVSGANVGEVGEQQTVNLKLGTVGSYTDSITQFADSSSTKAIIQDGYGMGYMENYEIDQNGVIVGIYSNGIRRDLGKIALASFMNPGGLAKSGDTNFVETSNSGQARIGETGLAGLGDIRSGVLEMANVDLAEQFTDMIVTQRGFQANAKTITTSDQLLQELVRLKN
- the flgD gene encoding flagellar hook assembly protein FlgD codes for the protein MSKMNGIESVSNLTISNKIKKGSDFKVDNVANKVNLGKDDFLKLLITQLRYQDPTNPMKDKEFIAQMAQFSSLEQMANMSKSFEKLSSSLEIRKDLDLLGKVIKFQHGDGEIVKGRVTNIKTGAIPQIMVNGNYYVYKNILSVGLEE